Proteins from a single region of Streptomyces spinoverrucosus:
- a CDS encoding type II secretion system F family protein: MSAEVVHRLGVALGVALALAWVARWAAGVRRERQVRRRLAELLDREADVRRPRWEVGGVVRRWWPTVAVVGAGWVLVGGGMGVVVGLVAAVGVWRWRRRQTAAAAEGEAFDPREAARQLPLAADLVAACIAAGAGPVIAAQAVGEALGGPVGEALARGAAEVRLGGEPAEAWRGLLATPGADALARLLERADVSGLPAAAPVARIAADARADWARSATARARRAAVMVTAPVGLCFLPAFTAVGVLPVVIGLAGGVLGGGGG, from the coding sequence GTGAGCGCGGAAGTTGTCCACAGGCTGGGGGTGGCGCTGGGGGTCGCGCTCGCCCTGGCGTGGGTCGCGCGCTGGGCGGCGGGCGTACGACGGGAGCGTCAGGTGCGCAGGCGGCTGGCCGAGCTGCTGGACCGTGAAGCCGACGTCAGGAGGCCGCGTTGGGAGGTCGGGGGTGTCGTGCGGCGGTGGTGGCCGACGGTGGCCGTGGTCGGCGCCGGATGGGTGCTGGTCGGCGGGGGCATGGGCGTCGTCGTGGGGCTGGTCGCCGCGGTCGGGGTGTGGCGGTGGCGTCGGCGGCAGACGGCGGCCGCGGCCGAGGGTGAGGCCTTCGACCCGCGTGAGGCGGCTCGGCAACTTCCGCTCGCCGCCGATCTGGTGGCCGCCTGCATCGCGGCCGGCGCCGGTCCGGTGATCGCCGCGCAGGCGGTGGGCGAGGCATTGGGTGGCCCGGTCGGGGAGGCGCTGGCGCGTGGGGCGGCGGAAGTACGGCTCGGCGGTGAACCGGCGGAAGCGTGGCGCGGTCTGCTCGCGACACCGGGCGCCGACGCCCTGGCCCGGCTGCTGGAACGGGCCGACGTGTCCGGGCTCCCCGCGGCCGCACCGGTCGCGCGGATCGCCGCGGACGCCCGCGCCGACTGGGCCCGCAGCGCGACGGCACGGGCCCGGCGAGCGGCGGTGATGGTCACCGCGCCGGTGGGACTGTGCTTCCTGCCCGCCTTCACCGCGGTCGGCGTGCTGCCTGTGGTGATCGGGCTGGCGGGTGGGGTGTTGGGAGGGGGCGGCGGATGA
- a CDS encoding DEAD/DEAH box helicase → MAFNHLPAGVHDALDPLSVTPVTHSVPMAKNHRSDRSPTDTASRPAPGTVLDRLASGPNRASRITHTEHLPPRAGRHAVWPDRIRSEVIAAVRAAGIEHPWAHQARAAEHALDGQSVVVATGTASGKSLAYLVPVFSTLLDGSEAPNGRGATALYLAPTKALAADQCRAVKELSHPLGQSVRPAVYDGDTPFEEREWIRQYATYVLTNPDMLHRGILPSHPRWASFLKALKYVVIDECHTYRGVFGSHVAQVLRRLRRLCARYGSSPVFLLASATAAEPAVAARRLTGLPVVEVADDASPRGELVFALWEPPLTELQGEKGAPVRRTATAETADLLTDLTLQGVRTVAFVRSRRGAELISVIAQERLGEIDRSLSGRVAAYRGGYLPEERRALERALHSGELLGLAATTALELGVDVSGLDAVVISGYPGTRASLWQQAGRAGRSGQGALAVLVARDDPLDTFLVHHPEALFDQPVESTVLDPDNPYVLAPHLCAAAEELPLVEDDLELFGPACAELLPQLEAAKLLRRRTKAWHWTRRERAADLADIRGAGGRPVQIVEAGTGRLLGTVDAGAAHTSVHEGAVHLHQGRTYLVRALDLDDSVALVEEANPPYSTVARDTTTISVLETDIEIPWGQGRLCYGSVEVTNQVVSFLRRRLITGEVLGETKLDLPPRTLRTRAVWWTVTEDQLDEARISPEILGGALHAAEHASIGMLPLFATCDRWDIGGVSIPLHPDTLLPTVFVYDGHPGGAGFAERAFHTARAWLTATREAIASCECDSGCPSCIQSPKCGNGNDPLHKRGAVRLLTVLLRGAPQEKATDLEGQREEPAPTNPAGRQDEPAPKGPGGQQDEPAPDGPEWPEDERVPKGPEGPQDEPEPKGPGRPQDEPASPPPQGPPAP, encoded by the coding sequence ATGGCATTCAATCACTTACCGGCAGGCGTGCACGACGCCTTGGACCCATTGTCCGTCACGCCGGTGACACACTCGGTGCCGATGGCCAAGAATCACCGATCCGATCGATCCCCGACGGACACCGCATCCCGCCCCGCACCAGGCACGGTCCTGGACCGGCTCGCCTCGGGACCGAACAGGGCTTCGCGCATCACTCATACGGAGCACTTGCCCCCGCGGGCGGGTCGCCATGCCGTCTGGCCGGACCGGATCCGCTCCGAGGTCATCGCCGCGGTGCGGGCCGCGGGCATCGAACATCCCTGGGCCCACCAGGCGCGGGCCGCCGAACACGCCCTGGACGGCCAGTCGGTGGTCGTCGCCACCGGCACGGCGTCCGGCAAGTCCCTGGCGTACCTGGTCCCGGTCTTCTCCACGCTCCTGGACGGCTCCGAGGCCCCGAACGGCCGCGGCGCCACCGCCCTCTACCTGGCCCCCACCAAGGCCCTTGCGGCGGACCAGTGCCGAGCCGTGAAGGAACTTTCACATCCCCTGGGCCAGTCCGTACGCCCGGCCGTGTACGACGGCGACACCCCGTTCGAGGAACGCGAGTGGATCCGCCAGTACGCCACGTACGTCCTGACCAACCCCGACATGCTGCACCGGGGCATATTGCCGTCCCACCCCCGCTGGGCCTCCTTCCTGAAGGCGCTGAAGTACGTCGTCATCGACGAGTGCCACACCTACCGCGGCGTCTTCGGCTCGCACGTTGCCCAGGTGCTGCGGCGTCTGCGCCGCCTGTGCGCCCGCTACGGCTCCTCCCCGGTCTTCCTGCTGGCCTCCGCGACCGCCGCCGAGCCGGCCGTGGCCGCCCGCCGCCTCACCGGCCTCCCGGTCGTGGAGGTCGCCGACGACGCCTCCCCGCGCGGCGAGCTGGTCTTCGCCCTCTGGGAGCCCCCACTCACCGAACTGCAGGGCGAGAAGGGCGCACCCGTCCGCCGTACCGCCACCGCCGAGACCGCCGACCTGCTCACCGACCTCACCCTCCAGGGCGTCCGTACGGTCGCCTTCGTGCGCTCCCGGCGGGGCGCCGAGCTGATCTCCGTGATCGCCCAGGAGCGGCTCGGGGAGATCGACCGCTCCCTGTCCGGGCGTGTCGCGGCCTACCGGGGCGGCTACCTCCCCGAGGAGCGCCGCGCCCTGGAACGCGCCCTGCACTCCGGCGAGCTCCTCGGGCTGGCCGCCACGACCGCCCTGGAGCTGGGCGTCGACGTCTCCGGCCTGGACGCGGTCGTGATCTCCGGATACCCGGGCACGCGCGCGTCCCTGTGGCAGCAGGCGGGCCGGGCCGGCCGCTCGGGGCAGGGCGCGCTGGCCGTCCTGGTGGCCCGCGACGACCCGCTGGACACCTTCCTGGTCCACCATCCGGAGGCCCTTTTCGACCAACCGGTGGAATCGACGGTCCTCGACCCCGACAACCCGTACGTCCTCGCGCCCCACCTGTGCGCGGCGGCCGAGGAGCTTCCCCTGGTCGAGGACGACCTGGAGCTGTTCGGCCCCGCCTGCGCGGAGCTGCTCCCGCAGCTGGAGGCCGCGAAGCTACTGCGCCGCCGCACCAAGGCCTGGCACTGGACACGCCGGGAGCGGGCCGCCGACCTGGCCGACATCCGGGGCGCGGGCGGCCGACCGGTCCAGATCGTCGAGGCCGGCACCGGCCGCCTGTTGGGCACGGTCGACGCGGGCGCGGCGCACACGAGCGTCCACGAGGGAGCCGTCCACCTTCACCAGGGCCGTACGTATCTGGTCCGCGCCCTCGACCTGGACGACTCGGTCGCCCTGGTCGAGGAGGCGAACCCGCCGTACTCCACGGTCGCCCGCGACACGACGACGATCTCCGTCCTGGAGACGGACATCGAGATCCCCTGGGGCCAGGGCCGCCTCTGCTACGGCTCCGTCGAGGTCACCAACCAGGTCGTCTCCTTCCTGCGCCGCCGCCTCATCACCGGCGAGGTGCTGGGCGAGACCAAACTCGACCTCCCTCCTCGAACGCTGCGCACGCGCGCGGTGTGGTGGACGGTCACCGAGGACCAGCTCGACGAGGCCCGCATCAGCCCGGAGATCCTCGGCGGCGCCCTGCACGCCGCCGAGCACGCGTCGATCGGCATGCTGCCCCTCTTCGCGACCTGCGACCGCTGGGACATCGGCGGCGTGTCGATCCCGCTGCACCCCGACACCCTGCTCCCGACGGTGTTCGTCTACGACGGCCACCCCGGCGGCGCGGGCTTCGCGGAACGCGCCTTCCACACCGCCCGGGCCTGGCTCACCGCCACCCGCGAGGCCATCGCGTCCTGCGAGTGCGACAGCGGCTGCCCGTCCTGCATCCAGTCCCCCAAGTGCGGCAACGGCAACGATCCGCTGCACAAGCGGGGGGCCGTACGGCTCCTTACGGTGCTGCTGCGGGGGGCGCCGCAGGAGAAGGCGACGGATCTTGAGGGGCAGCGGGAAGAACCGGCGCCGACGAACCCGGCGGGCCGACAGGACGAACCGGCGCCCAAGGGTCCCGGAGGGCAGCAGGACGAACCGGCGCCCGATGGTCCCGAATGGCCGGAGGACGAACGGGTGCCCAAGGGTCCCGAAGGGCCGCAGGACGAACCGGAGCCCAAGGGTCCCGGAAGGCCGCAGGACGAACCGGCGTCGCCGCCTCCGCAGGGCCCGCCCGCGCCCTGA
- a CDS encoding type II secretion system F family protein codes for MGETAMSAALVCAGAAAWLMGDWHSGARRAHLLLVGGGVVGSGPPAWRRWAGGLRRVRGRLRVEWWAAVVGLVLGVLGSSVLPVVAGAAGVPVLRRVRLAGEVRRARERRGDAVIALCSALAGEVRAGRQPGEALLRAARDSGGLGDTEAPVLAAARFGGDVPGALAVAARQPGADGLLGLAACWRVAVDQGAGLAAGLDRLEAALRAERDQRAEFRAQLAGSRSTAVMLAALPALGILLGTALGADPLHVLLHTGAGLVCLLVGGVLEGVGLWWALRIVRGAEAA; via the coding sequence ATGGGTGAGACGGCGATGAGCGCGGCCCTGGTGTGTGCCGGGGCGGCCGCGTGGCTGATGGGTGATTGGCACTCGGGGGCCCGGCGGGCGCACCTGCTGCTGGTCGGGGGCGGGGTGGTGGGCAGTGGGCCTCCCGCGTGGCGGCGGTGGGCCGGTGGGCTGCGGCGGGTCCGTGGGCGGCTGCGGGTCGAGTGGTGGGCCGCGGTCGTCGGGCTGGTGCTCGGGGTGCTGGGTTCGTCGGTGCTGCCGGTCGTCGCGGGGGCGGCCGGAGTGCCGGTGCTGCGGCGGGTGCGGCTGGCCGGGGAGGTGCGGCGGGCGCGAGAGCGGCGAGGCGACGCGGTGATCGCGCTGTGCTCGGCGCTGGCCGGGGAGGTGCGGGCCGGACGGCAGCCCGGTGAGGCCCTGTTGCGGGCCGCGCGGGACTCCGGAGGGCTCGGTGACACGGAGGCGCCCGTGCTGGCGGCGGCGCGGTTCGGCGGGGACGTGCCGGGGGCGCTCGCGGTGGCGGCACGACAGCCCGGGGCCGACGGGTTGTTGGGGCTCGCCGCGTGCTGGCGGGTCGCGGTCGACCAGGGCGCGGGTCTCGCGGCCGGGCTCGACCGGCTGGAGGCCGCCCTGCGGGCGGAGCGCGACCAGCGTGCCGAGTTCCGGGCGCAGTTGGCCGGCTCCCGCTCCACGGCCGTGATGCTCGCCGCGTTGCCGGCCCTCGGCATCCTCCTCGGCACCGCCCTCGGCGCCGACCCGCTGCACGTGCTGCTGCACACCGGCGCGGGACTGGTCTGTCTGCTGGTGGGCGGGGTGCTGGAGGGCGTGGGGCTGTGGTGGGCGCTGCGGATCGTGAGGGGAGCTGAAGCGGCGTGA
- a CDS encoding sodium-translocating pyrophosphatase → MAGLSTPHRLDHLDHSTTFAAAVLTDDNRVMVMVIAAVALAALVVAGVLLRQVLAAGEGTDSMKKIAAAVQEGANAYLARQLRTLGVFAVVVFFLLMLLPADDWNQRAGRSVFFLIGAAFSAATGYIGMWLAVRSNVRVAAAAREATPAAGEPEKDLTLVSHKAMKIAFRTGGVVGMFTVGLGLLGASCVVLVYTADAPKVLEGFGLGAALIAMFMRVGGGIFTKAADVGADLVGKVEQGIPEDDPRNAATIADNVGDNVGDCAGMAADLFESYAVTLVAALILGTAAFGDFGLAFPLLVPAIGVITAMIGIFAVAPRRADRSGMSAINRGFFISAVISLVLVAIAAFTYLPSSYAELDGVTDDAILAKAGDPRILALVAVAIGILLAAVIQQLTGYFTETTRRPVRDIGKTSLTGPATVVLAGISVGLESAVYTALLIGLGVYGAFLLGGTSIMLALFAVALAGTGLLTTVGVIVAMDTFGPVSDNAQGIAEMSGDVEGAGAQVLTNLDAVGNTTKAITKGIAIATAVLAASALFGSYRDAITTGARDVGERLSGEGSPMTLAMDISQPNNLVGLIAGAAVVFLFSGLAINAVSRSAGSVVFEVRRQFRERPGIMDYTEKPEYGKVVDICTRDALRELATPGLLAVMAPIFIGFTLGVGALGAYLAGAIGAGTLMAVFLANSGGAWDNAKKLVEDGHHGGKGSEAHSATVIGDTVGDPFKDTAGPAINPLLKVMNLVALLIAPAVIKFSYGDDASLGIRILIAVLSLAVIVGAVYVSKRRGISMGDDNAEPSSKSADPAVVS, encoded by the coding sequence ATGGCGGGGCTTTCTACCCCTCATCGGTTGGACCATCTGGACCACTCCACAACCTTCGCAGCCGCAGTGCTGACCGACGACAACCGCGTCATGGTGATGGTCATCGCGGCCGTCGCCCTGGCCGCGCTCGTGGTCGCCGGCGTGCTGCTGCGCCAGGTGCTCGCGGCGGGCGAGGGCACCGACAGCATGAAGAAGATCGCCGCGGCCGTCCAGGAAGGCGCCAACGCCTATCTGGCCCGGCAGTTGCGCACGCTCGGTGTATTCGCCGTGGTCGTGTTCTTCCTGCTCATGCTGCTGCCCGCGGACGACTGGAATCAGCGTGCCGGGCGCTCGGTGTTCTTCTTGATCGGCGCGGCGTTCTCGGCGGCCACCGGCTATATCGGCATGTGGCTCGCGGTGCGCAGCAATGTGCGGGTCGCCGCGGCTGCCCGGGAAGCGACTCCGGCGGCGGGTGAGCCGGAAAAGGATCTCACTCTCGTCTCGCACAAAGCCATGAAGATCGCTTTCCGCACGGGCGGCGTGGTCGGCATGTTCACGGTGGGGCTCGGTCTCCTGGGCGCCTCCTGTGTCGTGCTGGTCTACACGGCCGACGCGCCGAAGGTGCTGGAGGGCTTCGGCCTCGGTGCGGCCCTCATCGCGATGTTCATGAGGGTGGGCGGCGGCATCTTCACCAAGGCCGCCGACGTCGGCGCCGACCTGGTCGGCAAGGTCGAACAGGGCATTCCGGAGGACGATCCGCGCAATGCCGCGACCATCGCCGACAACGTGGGCGACAACGTCGGCGACTGCGCGGGCATGGCGGCCGACCTGTTCGAGTCGTACGCCGTGACCCTGGTCGCCGCGCTGATCCTGGGCACGGCGGCCTTCGGCGACTTCGGGCTGGCGTTCCCGCTGCTGGTTCCCGCGATCGGTGTGATCACCGCGATGATCGGCATCTTCGCCGTGGCCCCGCGGCGCGCCGACCGCAGCGGGATGAGCGCGATCAACCGCGGCTTCTTCATCTCCGCGGTGATCTCGCTGGTGCTGGTGGCGATCGCCGCCTTCACCTACCTGCCGTCCTCGTACGCCGAGCTCGACGGGGTCACCGACGACGCCATCCTGGCCAAGGCCGGCGACCCACGGATCCTGGCCCTGGTCGCGGTGGCGATCGGCATCCTGCTCGCCGCCGTGATCCAGCAGCTCACCGGCTACTTCACCGAGACCACCCGGCGCCCCGTCAGGGACATCGGCAAGACCTCGCTCACCGGCCCGGCCACCGTCGTCCTCGCCGGTATCTCCGTCGGCCTCGAATCGGCCGTCTACACCGCCCTGTTGATCGGCCTCGGCGTCTACGGCGCCTTCCTGCTGGGCGGTACGTCGATCATGCTCGCGCTGTTCGCGGTCGCGCTGGCCGGTACCGGTCTGCTCACCACGGTCGGTGTGATCGTCGCCATGGACACCTTCGGGCCGGTCTCCGACAACGCGCAGGGCATCGCCGAGATGTCCGGCGACGTCGAGGGCGCGGGCGCGCAGGTGCTCACCAACCTGGACGCCGTCGGCAACACCACCAAGGCCATCACCAAGGGCATCGCCATCGCCACGGCCGTTCTCGCGGCGTCGGCGCTCTTCGGGTCGTACCGTGACGCGATCACCACCGGCGCGCGGGACGTGGGTGAGCGGCTCAGTGGTGAGGGCTCACCGATGACGTTGGCGATGGACATCTCGCAGCCCAACAACCTCGTCGGCCTCATCGCGGGCGCGGCGGTCGTCTTCCTGTTCTCCGGGCTGGCGATCAACGCGGTCTCGCGGTCGGCGGGTTCGGTGGTGTTCGAGGTGCGGCGGCAGTTCCGGGAGCGGCCCGGGATCATGGACTACACCGAGAAACCGGAGTACGGAAAAGTCGTCGACATCTGTACGAGGGACGCGCTGCGGGAGCTGGCCACGCCGGGTCTGCTGGCCGTCATGGCGCCGATCTTCATCGGGTTCACGCTCGGCGTCGGCGCGCTCGGCGCGTATCTGGCGGGCGCGATCGGGGCCGGCACCCTGATGGCGGTGTTCCTCGCCAACTCCGGTGGCGCCTGGGACAACGCCAAGAAGCTCGTCGAGGACGGCCACCACGGCGGCAAGGGCAGCGAGGCGCACTCCGCCACGGTGATTGGCGACACGGTCGGTGACCCATTCAAGGACACCGCCGGACCGGCGATCAACCCGCTGCTGAAGGTGATGAACCTGGTCGCGCTGCTCATCGCGCCCGCCGTGATCAAGTTCAGCTACGGCGACGACGCGAGTCTCGGCATACGGATCCTGATCGCCGTACTCTCCCTGGCCGTGATCGTCGGAGCGGTGTACGTCTCCAAGCGGCGCGGCATCTCCATGGGCGACGACAACGCCGAGCCGAGCTCCAAGTCGGCTGATCCGGCGGTGGTTTCGTAG
- a CDS encoding small secreted protein, with protein MEGTNPVNKKLAVALSGGAVLVLALSGCSGDDSNEKLDAWAKQVCDAVQPQAKKIAAANSAIQKETSDSSTPEEVQKTDAQAFQDMSDAYKAIGAAVSKAGAPDVENGDKKQQDAVKELNGIASSYASLKKQVDDLDTKDQAKFADGLKDIATELDKLSQSGSDALTTLEEGEVGQAMAKQETCKSASSTPSATQG; from the coding sequence ATGGAAGGGACCAATCCGGTGAACAAGAAGCTCGCGGTCGCACTGTCCGGCGGTGCGGTACTGGTACTGGCGCTGTCGGGATGCAGCGGCGACGACAGCAACGAGAAGCTGGATGCCTGGGCCAAGCAGGTCTGCGACGCCGTACAGCCGCAGGCCAAGAAGATCGCGGCGGCCAATTCCGCGATCCAGAAGGAGACCTCGGACAGCAGCACGCCGGAAGAGGTCCAGAAGACCGACGCGCAGGCCTTCCAGGACATGTCCGACGCCTACAAGGCGATCGGCGCCGCCGTGAGCAAGGCCGGGGCGCCCGACGTCGAGAACGGCGACAAGAAGCAGCAGGACGCGGTGAAGGAGCTCAACGGCATCGCCTCCTCCTACGCCTCCCTGAAGAAGCAGGTCGACGACCTCGACACCAAGGACCAGGCGAAGTTCGCGGACGGCCTCAAGGACATCGCCACCGAACTCGACAAGCTCAGCCAGAGCGGCAGCGACGCGCTGACCACCCTGGAGGAGGGCGAGGTCGGCCAGGCGATGGCCAAGCAGGAGACCTGCAAGAGCGCGTCGTCCACGCCGTCGGCCACCCAGGGCTGA
- a CDS encoding DUF4244 domain-containing protein has translation MYKAVRARARALMRRTRGMRKEAGMVTSEYAVGIVAAAAFAVLLYKVVTSGQVSAELQSIVKEALNARM, from the coding sequence ATGTACAAGGCGGTACGGGCACGCGCGCGTGCTCTGATGCGGCGGACGCGCGGCATGCGGAAGGAGGCCGGGATGGTCACCTCCGAGTACGCGGTGGGGATCGTAGCGGCGGCGGCCTTCGCGGTGCTGCTCTACAAGGTCGTGACGAGCGGGCAGGTCAGCGCGGAGCTGCAGAGCATCGTCAAGGAGGCCCTCAATGCGCGGATGTGA
- the bldG gene encoding anti-sigma factor antagonist BldG encodes MDLSLSTETIGDRTIVRVGGEIDVYTAPKLREQLVELVNDGSFHLVVDMEGVDFLDSTGLGVLVGGLKRVRAHEGSLRLVCNQERILKIFRITGLTKVFPIHTSVEEAVAATD; translated from the coding sequence GTGGACCTGTCCCTGTCGACCGAGACCATCGGCGATCGCACGATCGTCAGGGTCGGTGGCGAAATCGACGTATATACCGCGCCCAAGCTGCGCGAGCAGCTGGTCGAGCTGGTGAACGACGGCAGTTTCCACCTCGTCGTCGACATGGAGGGCGTGGACTTCCTCGACTCCACCGGGCTCGGCGTGCTGGTCGGCGGCCTGAAGCGGGTGCGTGCCCATGAGGGCTCGCTGCGCCTGGTCTGCAACCAGGAGCGCATTCTGAAGATCTTCCGCATCACCGGCCTCACCAAGGTGTTCCCCATTCACACCTCGGTCGAGGAAGCGGTGGCGGCCACCGACTGA
- a CDS encoding ATP-binding protein, which produces MATVELRFSALPEHVRTARLVAAAVARRAGVDEAVLDEVRLAVGEACSRAVGLHQISGITAPVKVALIEEEKQFSIEVGDEAPHAPTGVRTAGEAAEDPDAEAEEDEMGLAVISGLVDDVEVTAGENGGLIRMTWPTTPPPTAVLP; this is translated from the coding sequence ATGGCCACCGTCGAACTCCGCTTCAGCGCGCTGCCCGAGCACGTCAGGACCGCCCGATTGGTGGCGGCCGCGGTGGCACGCAGGGCCGGGGTGGACGAGGCCGTCCTCGACGAGGTCCGGCTCGCCGTCGGCGAGGCCTGCTCCCGTGCTGTGGGACTGCATCAGATCAGCGGGATCACGGCGCCGGTGAAGGTGGCGCTGATCGAGGAGGAGAAACAGTTCTCCATCGAGGTCGGCGACGAGGCGCCGCACGCCCCCACCGGGGTCCGCACGGCCGGCGAGGCCGCCGAGGACCCCGACGCGGAGGCCGAGGAGGACGAGATGGGCCTCGCGGTCATCAGTGGCCTGGTCGACGATGTCGAGGTCACCGCCGGAGAGAACGGCGGATTGATCCGTATGACCTGGCCCACCACGCCGCCGCCGACCGCGGTGCTCCCCTGA
- a CDS encoding DUF7059 domain-containing protein produces the protein MSNASLSALPATDRPDVTARLRDALLGAAFTADGLLELLGASAYAALARSEVVPALRATRGDTPLEMLVRLFLLQQPVAHARVEGVLPVAECLESGWLTRVGGDEVAATVDVRPYGGLDGEDWFIVSDLGCAVGGAGGIGRREEGVVLGVGGASTTLAGITVRTPVSSALDLGTGSGIQALHAAQHATRVTATDVNPRALHIAALTLALSGAPAADLREGSLFEPLSDDEKFDLIVSNPPFVISPGARLTYRDGGMGGDELCRTLVQRAGERLNEGGFAQFLANWQHVQGEDWQERLQSWVPHGCDAWIVQREVQDVTQYAELWLRDAGDHRGDVAEYEARYDAWLDEFEARKVRAVGFGWITLRKRGAAVPSITVEEWPHPVEQPLGETVRAHFERLDYLRSRDDAALLEERFRLAAEVVQEQVGLPGAEDPEHVVLRQNRGMRRATKVDTVGAGFAGVCDGSLTAGRILDAIAQLVGEDPVLLRDRTPAQIRLLVEQGFLEPAG, from the coding sequence GTGAGCAACGCCAGCCTCTCCGCCCTGCCCGCCACCGACCGTCCCGACGTCACCGCGCGGCTGCGGGACGCCCTCCTGGGGGCCGCCTTCACCGCCGACGGACTGCTCGAACTGCTCGGCGCCTCCGCGTACGCGGCGCTGGCGCGCAGCGAGGTCGTTCCCGCGCTCCGGGCGACACGCGGCGACACGCCGTTGGAGATGCTCGTGCGGCTGTTCCTGTTGCAGCAGCCCGTTGCGCACGCGCGCGTGGAGGGCGTTCTGCCCGTCGCCGAGTGCCTGGAGAGCGGGTGGCTGACGCGCGTCGGCGGCGACGAGGTCGCGGCGACCGTGGACGTACGGCCGTACGGCGGGCTCGACGGCGAGGACTGGTTCATCGTGTCCGACCTCGGCTGCGCGGTCGGCGGCGCCGGGGGCATCGGGCGCCGGGAGGAGGGCGTCGTCCTGGGCGTCGGCGGCGCGTCGACGACGCTCGCCGGGATCACGGTCCGTACGCCCGTCTCCTCGGCCCTCGACCTCGGCACCGGCTCCGGCATCCAGGCGCTGCACGCCGCACAGCACGCCACGCGCGTGACGGCGACCGACGTCAACCCGCGCGCGTTGCACATCGCCGCGCTCACTCTCGCGCTGTCCGGCGCACCGGCCGCGGACCTGCGCGAGGGCTCGCTCTTCGAGCCGCTGTCGGACGACGAGAAGTTCGACCTGATCGTGTCGAACCCACCCTTCGTGATCTCCCCCGGTGCCCGGCTGACGTACCGCGACGGCGGCATGGGCGGGGACGAACTGTGCCGCACGCTCGTTCAACGGGCGGGGGAACGGCTGAACGAGGGCGGGTTCGCGCAGTTCCTCGCCAACTGGCAGCACGTACAGGGGGAGGACTGGCAGGAGCGGCTGCAGTCGTGGGTGCCGCACGGGTGCGACGCGTGGATCGTGCAGCGCGAGGTGCAGGACGTCACGCAGTACGCCGAGCTGTGGCTGCGCGACGCCGGCGACCACCGGGGCGACGTGGCCGAGTACGAGGCGCGGTACGACGCCTGGCTGGACGAGTTCGAGGCGCGCAAGGTGCGGGCGGTCGGGTTCGGGTGGATCACCCTGCGCAAGCGGGGGGCCGCGGTGCCCTCGATCACCGTGGAGGAGTGGCCGCATCCGGTCGAACAGCCGCTCGGCGAGACGGTCCGGGCGCACTTCGAACGGCTCGACTACCTGCGCTCGCGGGACGACGCGGCCCTGCTGGAGGAGCGCTTCCGGCTGGCAGCCGAGGTGGTGCAGGAGCAGGTCGGGCTGCCCGGCGCGGAGGATCCGGAGCATGTCGTGCTCCGTCAGAATCGGGGGATGCGGCGGGCCACCAAGGTGGACACGGTCGGCGCGGGGTTCGCGGGCGTGTGCGACGGGTCGCTGACCGCGGGGCGGATCCTGGACGCCATCGCCCAACTGGTCGGTGAGGATCCGGTGTTGCTGCGGGACCGGACGCCGGCGCAGATCCGGTTGTTGGTGGAGCAGGGGTTCCTGGAGCCGGCGGGGTGA